The Streptomyces sp. YIM 121038 sequence GACATTCACGTCGATACCAGCCGCTTCCCTACCGGGCCCGGGCAGCCCGGAAGCGTCTCCGTGCGTGTGAACTGCACCATCTCACTCGCGCAGTTGGCCGTGCCGGGCCTTCCCGGCTCCAAGACGCTCACCGCCACGCGGCACAGCCCGGTTGACCGCTACGTCGCGCGCGCACGAGGCCGCTGATGAGGGCGGCCTCAGCGCAGGGGCTGCTCGGCCGGGCGCAGGGACGGCCAGGGTTCGCCTGCCGACGCGCCCGCGATGGCGGCTCGGTGACGTTGTACTTCATCGGCTTCGCCCTCGTGATGCTGCTGCTCCTGGCGGTGCTCGTGGACGGCGGGCGGCTGATGATGGCCGACGCTGATGCCGAAGACATCGCCGCCGAAGCGGCCCGCGCCGCCGGACAGGAGATCAACGGGCCCGACGCCATCACCGGTGTAGGCACCCGCGCCGACCCGCAGAAGGCGGCTGCCGCCGCCAGGGCCTTCCTCACGGCCGCTGGCGCCACCGGCTCGGTGCGGGTGGCCGAGGACGGACAGAGCCTCACCATCACCGTTTTCGCCACCTACCGGCCCCTGCTCCTGGGCGGATTCGGCTACTCCAGCATGCAGGTCACCGCGCGTGCCGACGTCACCCTCGAACGCACCGACCCCGGAGCTTGACGATGTCCCGCCCTCTCCCCCACCGCACCGTCGCTCTGGCGCTGCGCCTCCTGGGTGCTGCGGCCAGCCTCACCGCCCTGCTCGCGCTGCTGGGCGGCATCCCCTGGGTCCTGGTCAGCGCAGGCACCCTGCCCCACGGGGTTCCCAGCGGCGCTGACATCGCCGACACCCTGACCTCAAGCGAGGGCGGCGGCCAGGTGCTCTTCACCCTGCTCACCCTGCTGGCCTGGTGCGGGTGGTCCTGGTTCATGCTGGGACTGCTCGCAGAAATCCCCCGGCACCTGCGCCGACGCCCCACGCGGCGCCACCGGCGTCTGGGGGCGCCACAGCGCCTGGCCGGTTTTCTCCTGGGCGGCCTGCTGCTCCTCCCCGCCGGCACCGCGGTCGCGGCTCCGGCCTCCACCGTGGCGGCCACCGCCCCGCAGCAGCCCGCCCCCGACCACAGCCCGCCCGCGCCGGCCCTCGCGTCTGCCGGCAGCGCCGTCTCCACCAGCCCGCCGGCCGCGGCCAAGGGACCGGTGCATATCGTGGGCGCCACGGGCGAAACTGTGTGGGACCTGGCCGAGAAGTACCTCGGATCAGGGCCACGGGCGCAGGAGATCCGCAGGCTCAACCCCGGCCTACCGCAGAGTCCTTTGCTG is a genomic window containing:
- a CDS encoding pilus assembly protein TadG-related protein, with the protein product MRAASAQGLLGRAQGRPGFACRRARDGGSVTLYFIGFALVMLLLLAVLVDGGRLMMADADAEDIAAEAARAAGQEINGPDAITGVGTRADPQKAAAAARAFLTAAGATGSVRVAEDGQSLTITVFATYRPLLLGGFGYSSMQVTARADVTLERTDPGA